One Oryzias melastigma strain HK-1 unplaced genomic scaffold, ASM292280v2 sc02193, whole genome shotgun sequence genomic window carries:
- the LOC112138792 gene encoding tectonin beta-propeller repeat-containing protein 1 has product MKGSTKSEWLVLNFFSPPAGECWYHIPSPPKQTLRQLSVGRTSVFAVDENGNLWYRQGLTPSYPQGSAWELISNNVTKVSVGPLDQVWIIADGIPGFPTETPGAVCHRLGVGPMQPKGQSWDYGIGGGWEHISVRGNSAEAPRSPHPPPLGPARSPAPQRTVNGSAVCV; this is encoded by the exons ATGAAAGGGTCAACCAAAAGTGAGTGGTTAGTACTTAACTTCTTCTCGCCCCCTGCAGGAGAATGCTGGTACCACATCCCCTCTCCTCCCAAACAGACCCTCAGACAGCTGTCGGTTGGACGGACGTCCGTCTTCGCCGTGGATGAAAACG GTAACCTGTGGTACAGGCAGGGCCTCACCCCCAGCTACCCCCAGGGATCTGCCTGGGAGCTCATCTCTAACAACGTCACCAAGGTCTCTGTGGGCCCGCTGGACCAG GTTTGGATCATTGCCGATGGAATTCCGGGTTTTCCCACTGAGACTCCGGGGGCGGTCTGCCATCGGTTGGGGGTGGGGCCCATGCAGCCCAAGGGCCAGTCCTGGGACTACGGCATCGGG GGGGGCTGGGAGCACATCAGTGTGAGGGGGAACTCTGCGGAGGCGCCTCGGAGTCCCCACCCTCCCCCGCTGGGCCCCGCCCGCAGCCCAGCCCCCCAGAGAACGGTGAACGGGAGCGCAGTGTGTGTGTAG